The sequence TTCCAGAATACCCACCAATCAGCACATGCAATCAGATCATGcacaaaaactcaaaatccCATGGGTATTCAAGTATATTGTCACACCCCTTGAAgcaatttatgtataatgTCGAGGGGAAATcgcattttttattctacatattaacattttttttaatttaatataattttttcatatacatcAAATGACCTAAACTACGGaattaaaatgcatttaagccTACCAATTAATACAAGAATCATTGTCATTTATGTTGTACCatttaatttatcacaaactttactacaaatatttaatatatatatatatatatatatatatatatgtcggggcttatatatatatatatatatatatatatatatatatatatatatatatatatatatatatatatatatatatatgtcggGGCTAGAATATTTACTACCAATTAATACAAGAATCATTGTCATTTATGTTGTACCatttaatttatcacaaactttactacaaatatttaatatatatatatatatatatatatatatatgtcggGGCTAGAATATTTACTACCAATTAATACAAGAATCATTGTCATTTATGTTGTACCAatggacatatatatataattaataataaaaaaagaaaaatggttcAATTGATTTCACTATAAGAAACAGGAAAAGTGGGATATATCCATTCATTCATTGAtgcttaaaataataatgtaaaaagaGTGCATGCAAGAAACAGTGGGCGGCTACTGCTTTCATTCTTGTAAGGGAACTACTCATCTCTGCCTTAGCCTAAACAAATTGCAGCTGCACTCAATATTATGTTgctttgatttaaaattaattattacttgttttgaaaattgaaacataCTTCATTCCCTAATTCAgtttaattaacataaatgTAAGAAAAGAAGATCAAATCAAGTGTGTTTTCTTGTATGTCTGAAAAACTATTAATTACTACATTGTTACTCGGTatgttttttgtaatatatataaattcaaaagtttcttctttttagtgggacattatttttcaaaaatacaaatatatatatatatttctatagaTCTGGGCTAAATGGATAATATATCGTGCAAAAGTGTCTTAGTCGAGATTGGCTAGAGCATGACATATATAAGCACAAAAGTCCCTCTTACTGGGGCGAGGTTCGTTTTAAGtacaaatttataatggacaaataaaaaagaaaataaattagtattacCTCAactatatgattaattaagcACGCACAATagatttacaataaataaatatacttcCGCAATAAATATGTACTAATAATGGGACACCATTACTTGCAAgaaattgatcattttaatcaaattaatcacttTGATGACTATGAGAAGCtgtctatactttttaaaccAAGGAGTAGTGATAAAATGGGTGAATTTACCCTTTTAGTCCTATACGATATGAAATTCAAAACATGTATATgtttttcaaaacttttaaaatgatctcaaaattgacaaattggATACATTTAAcctataaatttcataaagtagAGAACCAAATatatcgatttttttttattttggaatcaTTTTGAAatcgaaaattaaaatattcagaCATTTCTGATTGTGTGCCTGATCACATGCATTATCCTCTCACAAAACCATGGGCAGGCATTCATCAGCCTACACACCAAGAGGCAGTCCTCACAAGTTGGGGGATTGTGATCAAACTCTGACCTAAATAATGCATATTTATGCACAAACTAAGTCCAACTTCGGACCTACATTATCGTTGTCTGGACCCTAaatttgtctcccaaaacatgTTATCGCATTTGTCTGAACACTGCACACAACCCTACTCTATAAATAAGCACACACAAAAAAGCTCATCACCTCAAAAACCAATCTTCATTTCCACCAAGAACACaaatttcacatttataaTCTTCCAGCAATACATAATATCTAATGGGGAGTTGTTTTCCGACGATGATTCGCAATGCTTATAAGCACATCGCTCGACAGAACTACTCGTCGCCTTCTTCAGCAGCACGGAAACTAGACGTACGAAGAGGGTACTTGGCGGTTTATGTTGGGGAGACTAAGGTTAAAAGTCGTTTCATCGTCCCGATTTCGTACTTGAAGCAGCCTCTATTTCAAGAGCTGTTGAGGTGGTCGGAGGAAGAATACGGGTTTGATCATCCGATGGGAGGAATAACAATCCCATGCAGTGAAAATGCGTTTCGGCATTATCTGAATCAGTTGTCATTGTCAAGAAAATGCAACTTACACTGAGCTATAATTGGGTTTCGTAGAGTTTTGTGATGATATTTAGCGTATTTTTGTAGCAGAAAATAAgagtgtatttgtaattttaagagTTTATATGAATAATCATTGAAATAGACAGACAGTTGTTGTATTCTGTGTctgaataattaaatgtttgGCTGCTTAATTGCTGCTGTAATAAACTTTTTGATCGTGCCCTCAAATTTTTATGTAGCTATATTAGCAGCATAGTGAAAAAGTTAGTAGCAACACATTAAGATATATCATAAGTTGGCACCATTTAtacatttgaataataataataaaaataattttgtcataatatttttcttgccaaaattatatttttgatcctataaGTGTAGGTCTTTAACATTTTTCATCccgtaatttttttcatttacacatttagtcctaAATAtctcatataattgatttaaattcgatcaaactcgatttaaactaaaattttcttaaattatgcACATATCATCCATTGTTCAACTGGTCGATAACCTAATACAACAGCTCTCATAATACTGAATAATTATCCtagtaacaatttttttttactatttaatataaatcaattataagaaaacaaaGGTTATTATCagtcaatattattaattattagagacactagaaataaattactattggcTACAATATTAATTCCTATAActaaaatcatggtaaatgattattattaactacaattaaataaaagcgGTGCAAAAAACCAGCCTTTTcactatgaaaaaattatttatcatggtcaaaatatttgccactGTTAAAATACCACGACCAACAACTATTGAGTACTgtggtcaataactatttgctacggctatttatttttaactatgacaattaacaataattaaatattataattttttttagtgaaaaaacATTGATTAGAggcttaattgtaatttttgtccATAATATCGGGGACTAGGAGTGTGATTATTTCTGCCCTATGAAAAGTTGATTTGACAATTTTCTTCACAAAATTAGCAGTTTAACATGTTGAGAACTTTTTTCATCGAcgaaatttgcaaaaatttttcataatgtttggattcgttttctaagtgttttatggagatagagagagaaaaacaaagataaataagtgtgtgttagagatagtatgtatgtttggatttgttttttaagataatttaaaataagtattgtatgtttaatgttgtgttttgggagacaaaaattactattcattgtcaattcatagtcaaatcatgtttttttatatatatttatgtatatgtatgtgtatatatatgcgtatgtatttatgttaaaacagtttaaaacaactaaataaggcgtttttgaatgatggcaaacattgggtatgttttgactcgtttcggagataatttaaaaatgaaaacaaacatagcgTTTAATTTTATACCCTCGAGTCACGTGCATATAAAAATTCCaacaaattttaacaatttaaaaagacCTTAATATGTGAATATTGACAAATTGATTAACAAAATGTCAAACGAACTTTTTCACGTACCTAAAATTAACAAACTTACAGAGAAAACTGCAATTTTGGTTCTAAATAGGAATAACTTTCAGCATTagtctcatatttttttaaataaccgACATTAGTTTCGGAggttttgaaataattagtattaattagCCCCATATTTTAGAAACATATTGCAAAGTTAGCTCGacttttgtaatattagtctcatattttaagaaaatattgtaaagTTCGTTCCATAATTTAGGAAAACGTTGCAAAGTTAATCCAAAATGTCGCAATTTTTTTACGATGAGACTaacttttcaatatttatttttttaaaatatgagactaatattaatattttaaaaaaaaatataaaattaatactgCAAACCACCCTATATGttgaaccaaaaaattatagatttctTCCTTATATACGAGACAAAGACTGCAATTAACCCCATGCCCATCATgcattttttaacatttaaaattttaaaacaaccaaaaaatactatatatccATCAGTATGGTCGGAATTTACATTATTACAACCACTGGTCTAGTGCAATTTGCTCATAATAatcttttaacaaataataaaaataagttacctGCGGATTTGAAAATCTTAATTCCCAAAGAACTAACTGTGGCTTGTCTTACTaggagaaattatattttttgtcctataatttaatttttttttaaaccatCCGAGAGTGGGGAGATTTTCGAAGTTTCcaaccattttttattaagataaGAAAGCGAGCAAATTTACAACGGGGAGTACTAACTCCGTATCATTTCTAAAAAGCTGTAAAAAGGGAGTACTATTCCCTtacaaatattcatcaaaagcATAAACGAGAattactactcccttacaataaatcacaaaagtataaataaggagtactactctCCTACAAAAGTGAAACGagttaaaattgatatgtttacaattttattacttacaatcttttaaaaaatggctaggtaacttaaaaaaagttttatttttagttgaccttttgtcaatttttattaaaaaatagacgAAAAAAACTACGTAGATGgtcattatcttttaaatgGAGGAAAATGTCTATTTCACTTGGATGTGTTTTCCTCTGTCAATTTCTGAGGAAAGTTGGTACGTAGGAGAACTAATTAAAGttgagaatttttaaaagttatacgattattttcagaatatcGTAACAATAACACTGAAATTGTACAGAGTCTATGTTACAAGAAACAATGTCATCAGCAGCCACACAGACTCTTTGTAAAATAGTGGAATTCGTTgctaatttatgttaaaaataaatttagcaagaaaaatattttatattttatattttaattagctCGTACTGATTTtagcataaaattattttgttgctTATTTTGCTAGGAATTttgttaatgaattttttgttagtaaaattttGGTGAGaactctttaatttttttgctaaggCTAGTTAcgaaattttacattaatttttttttaatattttatagcaaggaaatatgttgtttttaatattaattttgaaattacaaaaagttaaaatattcttatccGTGACCAAATCCGTTActaattactaataaatttattctcttttctaatttttctagtTATTGGCATAAGTTTGTTCTAATTTGAAATACTacctcattgtttgaaaaattataaatattctactaaaattaataattatctgaCAAATACCCCCTGCACTAGCCTATTAAGAGGGGGAATTTGTTAGAGGATAGTTAATTTCagattaatatttgttattttgccAATAATGAGagatattcatatttataacaaattttagtgAGACacgttataatttattctatatatgtatcatcatcatgtatatatattaatattataccaGAATAATACGATTAATCAAGCATTCACAAGCCACACACTTTAtacaaataatcaattattaattgcaACAACACATTCATTCGGCATTGCATGCTAAACCCTTGATAGCTATATTTGGCTTTCTAATGAAAACTTGGTTAGCCCTTCCTAGCTTTCCATGCCATGCCACCACCTTCTACTCCATCATAAGCGGGTGgagcaccaccaccaccactgcCACCGGCGCTGCCGCTGCCACCAAAACCAAATCCCCCACTACTTCCACCACCTATTCCTCCCCATCCAAACTGCCCCCCTGTACCACCCCCAGGGTAACCACTTCCACCACCGCCACCcccacctccacctcctccaccaccaccgcccccacctccacctcctcctccCTGGCCACCTCCACCACCGCCTCCTCCTCCCCCACCAGGACCCGTGATCGGAGCAGGTGTCGGTGGAGGGCTCCCGTCCCGACCAAAGGAAGCgcccatcatcatcatcatcacaaaAAGAACCAAGCAAACAAAAGGAATTAGACGAGCCATGGCCTAATTAACACTTCTCGGATATGAATATTATATGGAGAGTTCTTCATCGCATGTGTACATATACATGCACCTTAGGAAGCCAACTTGAAGGGGTTAATTGAAGACTTTGTCCTCATTCTTTCTCTTTAATACCAAAAGCAAAATGTTGGGGGCATCTATCATGTGtccaaaatttttaagtaaatttgattccatccaattaaataattgcataatgagtgtgatatatttatttatattttttatattttttaaacggtacattaattatataataaatatattaaatttactatataattagttcaaatttaatcaaactccatcgaaattaaaattttgtatgatgTACTATGTACATTTGCTGTGCATAAATCCCACCACAAGTGTTTTTATACGATAAAACCATGTAATACTCCAGAATTTCAGGCACTATCAGCTTACACATAACCAGGTTTTGTGGTGGTTGGTGCCAGAATTCACATGGGATTTGTTGATCTTTTCAGTTATATATGGAGCCAAAGCGACTCCATCCTGAAGGTATCCTTCTTTTCCCTAATTAGTTCAAAAGGTTTAAATACACTTGGAGTGGAAAGTGGTGAGATAAGtgctagaaaataaaaatgtataaatgagtgaaaatgagaatattacTGCTCGATTTTTATGTCTaagattgagaaaattttatacttGGGATGGAATGTGAATAAATCGTGacaaatgaatttaaattaaaaaatattttaatatatgggatcaaaaatataatttttcattcatagaGAAACATTAAAACGAAGAATTTTCAACGAatgattttatgataaaaaaaatatatattattgcaCCACTctatttagatatatatatatatatagtgtgtTACCTATGTGATCATTTGAAATATATGTAACTACCaaccttttttattatactatttACAGCTCGGAAGTTCACTTcctatatatagtttattaataagtaattTGATTGTACTTTCAGTATGACACTAAACGATCTACTGGTTATTCTAAAACATAAGTGAACAATATTAAAGgaacataataaatgtaagattgaaaatataatagtgatattaaaattaaaaaagatgcaAACATGTTAGGTTTccataaaatactaaaatgttCATCTTTGTGTttgatatgattaaaataGCTGGCTCAATTCATGACCCACATACGAGAGCCCaacataaatcaagaaaacccaACAAACCGAAAAGGGCCGCAAGAGCTCCCGTTCAGCTTTAGCCCAAGAAGGGCAAGGATCGGGCGCAAAATTAGGCAACCCCAAAATGGCAGGAGGCTCAATGTCATCCTGGCCATCATCAGGACACCCTCTTAGCTAGCAACAAATTGTTCGGGTCAGGATGATGTAGTTACACATGTAAAGTATGACAAGGCCCTGCCTATGACCAACCTCCCCCAAGAAGTTGGGATATGGATGAATCTCCATCCTACCGATCTCTCCTAGTCTGGTAGGACTCTCTCAGTATTTTCTAACCACTCTCGAATTCTAAGGAACCATATCTCAACAATCGCCTTCTCGACTCCCTAGGGTACAAGACTCCTCTCTTGCTGGgactcccccccccccccccccctaatTTTCTTCACACATAGCTTGTTATCTCTttactattcatttttttttttaattttattattctataACTATATACTGATTTGACCACTGAattgttaatatttgttttgtagGTTCCCACTTTAGATCTGTGAAAAAATTGAGCCCAAGAAATTTTGAGTGAATGAACCTCATTACACGTACAAAAGCTGCACGTATTAGCgttattataatagtaatagaGTATTTTGGAATAGATAACGCTtcaacttaaaattaattataaactaaaataaaaattatatatttttactatctaataaaaatatctcaaaaatagaataattggTTTTTGTCCTTGTGATATGGTAGCGTCAATTTTGGATACCTCCCTAAATGCATTTCCATATGAAATGAACCTGGGACGTACAAGAATATCCAGAATTTTTACTCCTTAAAGATaaaacacataataatatataatagcaGTCCTCCAAATTGAAATAACAtagcaaatattaaattctagCTACCTAAAACCCTTGAATCAACAATAACATAAACATACCCCTAAGACAtctgataattaatttaaggtatAGTGTGGCCGGGCGCTCCACCCCCAACACGGCCACTAGCACCTATACCACCAAGCCCGCCGCAGCCGCCTCCACCACCAGCACCACCTCCGCCACCAAGACCACCAGAGCCGCCTCCGCCACCAAGACCACCAGAGCCGCCTCCGCCACCAAGACCACCTAGTCCACCTAGTCCACCAAGCCCTCCAAGCCCACCAGTGCCGCCTCCCCCACCTAGTCCACCTAGTCCTCCAAGCCCACTGGCGCCGCCAATGCCACCAAGGACCGGAATCACCCCGGCAAAGCCACCAACGCCTCCCCAGCCACCTACACCGCCATAGGAGATGAAGTTTTTCTGATCATCGACGCCGCCGTTAGCGGCCGGCGCATTTGCAGTTCTGACCACATTGTTCTCAACAGGGGCTAATGCATTAGCGGTAGTACCCGGTTTGGTTTGGTCATTAGGAATGTTTCTAGCAGCACTGGCAATATTTCCTAGTACTGAAAATGCAACTATCAAGAAAATTACGTACAATTTCGCCATAtctctctcttgtttttcctccctctctctcacacacacaaaacacaCTAAAAACCACGCACAGAATTGAAGGCAGCTAgctatagtatatatatgtgtttttgAATGAGGGGATGAGGGCTGAGAAGGAGAGGTATTTATGGGCAAAAACTTTGAGGGAGAGGTTCCATTAAGGGTGGAGGACAGTTGTGAAGATTACActagtaaaattaatattaatggcATTAAATATTCGCAATCTCGAGAGtagcaatttcaattttcatggCGAGTAACAGAGTTAGGTGAATTAAAGATGAAATCGTGATGAATGTGCATTAATGTTTATGAAGATTGATGGACAGGGCAAGGCTGCCATGCAATCCATGCAACCTGTGTGGCAAACACTTGTTGCGATTGCAGAAAGGGACGGACGTATGATAATGTCTTGTAATCTTTGTTCTTTGACTTGGTGTGAAAGGTGGCAGCTTCTGGAGTTAGATTTTTGACATCTTGCTGGGGAAAATGCAGATTTgttgttgaaaatatatttataattttttagataataaggaGTATATGAAATATGATAGCTTCTGCAGGGGAAATATTTTACATCTTGCTCGCAACATTGTGGATTTGTTCGAAATTTgaattggattttcttttcGAAATCCAGCTGtctgaaatttgatatgagATGTTCATCTTAATTAGGGGAAATTGTAGCCCAAAAACAGTTCCGCAAaacttaaatcaattatatagttATTGTAATATACTTGTAATATAATTGGTGTATAGTTTAGGAAAAAGTGACCAATTATATAACACTTGCTCTGTGAATTGGTTTAGTTCGACCAAATCtcattcaaataaatttttttcttaattagtcTAATAGCTAAAAGTTAGGAAAAATAGTATCTTTTTGTCCTATATTTTAGAGTTTTGTATGTTTTTTGTCCTAttgattatgaatttttattaatggtcccataaattacaaaaagtttCAGTTTTAGTCGTGTGATTAgatataattcattaatattttgatgaaaaaagaGATGTGTTACTTAGCACGTAGCCTTAACTATTCGACCACTTTTGGCAATGTGTTTAGaatttttagtcccattaaTTACGTGATTCTCATCAATGATTTCGTAAGTTAAAAGAATTTCACTTTTAGTCATTTCATAAGATTCCATTAGTATTTAGACGAGAAAAAGTATGTGCTTATGAACACGTTGCTATTAACTCTTTGATCAATTTTAGTCAAGTGCTTACgctagagaaaaaaaattaccattgCCTacacttttattgaaaatgaactAAAAGTCGTGGTGAATAACAATTATTaaccatgattaaataaaatcgatgtaaAAATTTAGCTTATCCAccatgaataatatttttagctATGGTTATGAGCCATGCAATATATTTTTGCCACACTCGCAAAAACCACGGCCAACAGTCATTGCATGACTGTGGTCATGAATGATGATTTACTACgggtatttatttttaattataataattagttttggccaaatattatatttcttctagtatTATCACTGTTAGTCCCATTAGTTACTCGATTCCCATCAATGATCCGTAAGTTACAAAACAtctcacttttagtcctcgATCAGATTCTATTAGTGTTCTATATAATAGCCACATGTTCGGCACTTGCCTTTCtatcaaaatactaataaaaagacTAAAAGTGATAACTTTTATAACTTGTGGAACCACTAATAATAATTCCGAGCTTAatgggattaaaaaaaatgtgttgaccccaagatatatatacaggatgaaaaatgcaattttctcgTGGAAGTTACATAAACAAGACAAGATTGTCTGTACAAATTTCATCtgtatatgaatatttatctcaatctatgtgaaataatttaattagaagaacaaaaatgcAATGAAATCTCTCAAAGTCAATTGTGAACCATTAGATGGTATGACAATGGAAATGATGATGGGTGGATAGGAATCCAAATATTAATGAAGTGATGGTGTTTTAACCGTCAGATATAAATGAGAATGAGAGATATGCATTGGATGCACCGCCTTCACCGTCACTATACCACCGATGGAGTGATCCCAGACGCATGTCAATTCTCATGTCAACAATATTATTGCAACTTCCGCCGGAAATAACTCtctcatttattaatttcacccaaaaacaaatatttgcacaattggaattttttaatctcaaattctattttattttttatttcttttgatgaATACAAATTACgtatataaacataataatatttattttattttatgtaacattatatagtaaataaaataggaCACACACAAtggaatttaaaataaaaaattcaaaaaaaaaaaaaactactatactaaattttaatatattaattttattatcaaatattttttcaaatttattacttttctCTTCCAAATAATCTCTGTCATTTTTTAACTACTAATATACTATCATGTTTATCCTCTACTTTCACTCATATTCATCACTTGTGGTACACATCATACTCGATTTGTgtaaagaatatttaaaaattataaagtttgaagggtattttaataaatttatttaaaaaaaaaacattgatgaGATAAAGGGTAAATCTGAATATTCAAAAGTTGGTATAACAACTGAGTTCTTTCTTATAATACTGCAgatgttgatttttatttttaaaacctTTGTTGGGTTAATCAAATTGTTGGGTTAAAATCTacactcaaataaaaaaaataaaaatataaaagttgtaGCTCTAAATTAGAGGTGATTGAGATGAGATGATTAGTTGATTAGAAGATGTGTATGATTGGGACTTAACCTCCAACATAATCATAACCCCTACCACATATCTAAATATTACATCTTGCCTCATCATTTCTATACAATCATTCATTCCCTGTTAATTAccttcctttttatttttataatatgctatttatttaaattattaattatatttaaatttaaaaattaattttatatatttaatttgaatcaaCGAAAACTTTGAAATATACATTCGTATAGGACTCAAACTCACAACCTTTTAAACATGAGGTTTGATATTAAATAGGTGGATGAATCCCCTAATCAAgggtttttctttctttctttctttttttttttttaaatagattgTAATCAAAGGTTTGATTATTAAAATGTGACAGCTGGTctgtttttatgtttttacatatatatatatatataaacatatatattggTAAAATCATTGAGAGTGGGCCCCTAAAATGTGTGGGGAAAATGGGCCCAACATCACATGCAATTGTTTGTGGTTTAACAATTTCTGCTCGTgagtttatatttaatttcatttcgttatttattttggaaaaaaaaaacaaatattttctcgaAATGTTTGGGAAAATATTCCTTGggaatattttgattttacttaaatatatttttcggaaaaaaaaaacaaatattttctcgaAATGTTTGGGAAAATATTCCTTGggaatattttgattttacttaaatatatgaattttaaagtttaattggattagagggtgtttggataaacttaatttaaaatatttgataagtttatatatcttatcagatacttttaaaatttataagactTTTAATcttacttaaaataaataaattttttaaagtgtttgaataaaataaatttataaaatttataataaaatattaacaacaacaattttataatataatgcGATCGTAATAGAAGAAGTTTGTTAAGAtcgaaaaattaattaataatttcatatgtatatatatat comes from Sesamum indicum cultivar Zhongzhi No. 13 linkage group LG10, S_indicum_v1.0, whole genome shotgun sequence and encodes:
- the LOC105171844 gene encoding acanthoscurrin-1 isoform X1; protein product: MAKLYVIFLIVAFSVLGNIASAARNIPNDQTKPGTTANALAPVENNVVRTANAPAANGGVDDQKNFISYGGVGGWGGVGGFAGVIPVLGGIGGASGLGGLGGLGGGGGTGGLGGLGGLGGLGGLGGGGGSGGLGGGGGSGGLGGGGGAGGGGGCGGLGGIGASGRVGGGAPGHTIP
- the LOC105171844 gene encoding glycine-rich protein 5 isoform X2, which produces MAKLYVIFLIVAFSVLGNIASAARNIPNDQTKPGTTANALAPVENNVVRTANAPAANGGVDDQKNFISYGGVGGWGGVGGFAGVIPVLGGIGGASGLGGLGGLGGLGGLGGLGGGGGSGGLGGGGGSGGLGGGGGAGGGGGCGGLGGIGASGRVGGGAPGHTIP
- the LOC105172041 gene encoding glycine-rich protein 23-like; protein product: MARLIPFVCLVLFVMMMMMGASFGRDGSPPPTPAPITGPGGGGGGGGGGGQGGGGGGGQFGWGGIGGGSSGGFGFGGSGSAGGSGGGGAPPAYDGVEGGGMAWKARKG